In a single window of the Melioribacteraceae bacterium genome:
- a CDS encoding alpha-glucosidase C-terminal domain-containing protein: protein MKKLLLILLFYFIPQLIISQKQDLDIIKPINLTAGKADSILVSDLFFAEEYDVRFKKNKLLDVSYNKKTGMIKFYPDLTFSGTTLLDFQLSNSTYSIPVRSQINQKFKFNYKPEKKYKSLTLFGSFNGWDRGNLPMKDEDGDGEFTAEVALEPGRYEYKFFGDGEEIVDPLNPDRKPNGMGDFNSIFNVADLNVGTHFLHIADKKISKQKSLFSFLYENEKDGSSIKKENVIVLLNNKRHPFRISQKNKIEVAVSRNENKGQNTLRVIVSKRGRSSNIQTVKLHDGIPAGNDNFSWHDAIIYSLMIDRFNDGDKSINKPIIHDSLHIKANYMGGDLQGIINKLNEGYFTNLGINTLWISPVNDNPDKAYKEAPAPHRWYSGYHGYWPISSNIVEDQFGNMNKLRELVSLAQSKGIKILLDFVANHVHELHPIVKQKPDWFGNLNLPDGRMNLRLWDEQRLTTWFEPYLPKFNFVSSKEVIDFMADNAIWWLRTTGADGFRQDAVKHISNNFWRTLTRKIKKEIEIPEKRHVYQIGETFGSYELISSYVNNGQLSAQFNFNVYDVALPTILDPQMSFKSLDAEIKKSFLVYGENNLMGNVMDSHDKNRFMSFADGDLELSQWSAIEEGWNNPPRVDNPSSYEKAKLYYAYMHAIPGLPVIYYGSEFGMTGASDPDNRRMMRFDNELNENESNMLSQVSNIVNIRKNNSALRYGDFLTLHADQNLYAFIRSDLNQRILVVLNKNEKEQNVNIGLPGVYKVNNAIDLITNDVITIANNKFSLSIPGYGYKYYNLK, encoded by the coding sequence ATGAAGAAATTATTATTGATACTTCTTTTTTACTTTATTCCCCAGTTGATCATTTCACAAAAACAGGATCTGGATATTATTAAGCCAATTAATCTAACTGCAGGTAAAGCAGATTCCATTTTAGTTAGCGACCTTTTTTTCGCAGAAGAATATGATGTGCGATTCAAAAAAAATAAACTGCTAGATGTTTCTTACAATAAGAAGACGGGGATGATAAAATTTTATCCCGATCTAACTTTTTCTGGTACTACATTATTGGATTTTCAATTGAGCAATTCAACTTATTCAATTCCAGTTCGTTCACAAATTAATCAGAAATTTAAGTTCAACTATAAACCCGAAAAAAAATATAAATCGCTCACCCTATTCGGAAGTTTTAATGGATGGGATCGGGGAAATCTTCCAATGAAAGATGAAGATGGGGATGGAGAGTTTACCGCAGAAGTTGCACTTGAACCGGGAAGATATGAGTATAAATTTTTTGGAGATGGGGAAGAAATAGTTGATCCACTAAATCCTGATCGAAAACCGAATGGGATGGGGGATTTCAACTCTATTTTTAATGTTGCAGATTTAAATGTTGGAACTCACTTTCTTCATATAGCCGATAAAAAGATTTCCAAACAGAAATCTCTATTTTCATTTTTATATGAGAATGAAAAAGATGGCAGCAGCATTAAGAAAGAAAACGTTATTGTTCTTTTGAACAACAAGAGACATCCTTTCCGTATTTCGCAAAAGAATAAAATTGAGGTTGCAGTTTCCAGAAATGAAAACAAAGGACAAAACACTTTAAGAGTTATTGTTTCAAAGAGAGGGCGTTCATCAAATATTCAAACGGTTAAATTGCACGATGGAATTCCCGCAGGTAATGATAACTTTAGTTGGCATGACGCAATTATTTATTCGCTAATGATAGATCGATTTAATGATGGGGATAAATCAATAAACAAACCAATTATACATGATTCACTCCACATCAAAGCAAATTATATGGGAGGTGACCTTCAGGGAATAATCAATAAACTAAATGAGGGCTACTTTACAAACCTTGGAATTAATACACTGTGGATTTCTCCCGTAAACGATAATCCCGATAAAGCATATAAAGAAGCTCCCGCACCACATCGATGGTATTCTGGATATCATGGTTATTGGCCTATATCTTCAAATATTGTTGAAGATCAATTTGGAAATATGAACAAGCTGCGCGAACTTGTCAGTTTAGCACAAAGTAAGGGAATAAAAATACTTCTCGATTTTGTAGCCAATCATGTTCACGAACTTCACCCGATTGTAAAACAAAAACCGGATTGGTTTGGCAATCTTAATTTACCCGATGGAAGAATGAATTTACGTTTGTGGGATGAGCAAAGGCTAACTACCTGGTTTGAGCCCTACCTTCCAAAATTTAATTTTGTCAGTTCAAAAGAAGTAATAGATTTTATGGCTGATAACGCTATTTGGTGGCTTCGAACAACCGGAGCCGATGGATTTAGGCAAGACGCGGTTAAACATATATCGAACAATTTTTGGCGTACTCTAACTCGCAAAATTAAAAAGGAAATTGAAATACCAGAAAAACGTCATGTTTACCAAATTGGGGAAACTTTTGGAAGTTATGAATTAATTAGCTCATACGTAAACAATGGACAATTAAGCGCTCAATTTAATTTTAATGTTTATGATGTAGCGCTTCCAACAATACTCGATCCGCAAATGTCATTTAAATCTCTAGATGCCGAAATTAAAAAATCATTTTTAGTTTATGGCGAGAATAATTTGATGGGAAACGTTATGGATAGTCATGACAAAAATCGATTTATGTCCTTTGCCGATGGCGATCTGGAATTGAGTCAGTGGAGTGCAATTGAAGAGGGCTGGAATAATCCTCCACGGGTTGATAATCCTTCAAGTTACGAAAAAGCAAAACTATATTATGCATACATGCATGCAATTCCGGGATTACCAGTAATTTATTATGGAAGCGAGTTTGGGATGACCGGCGCATCCGACCCAGACAACAGAAGAATGATGCGATTCGATAATGAATTAAATGAAAATGAAAGCAACATGCTTTCACAGGTCAGCAATATTGTTAATATAAGAAAGAATAATTCAGCACTAAGATATGGTGATTTTTTAACCTTGCATGCCGATCAAAACTTATATGCGTTTATTCGTTCAGACTTGAATCAGAGAATTTTAGTTGTACTTAATAAAAACGAAAAAGAACAGAATGTAAATATTGGGCTGCCTGGGGTTTATAAAGTAAATAATGCTATCGATTTAATAACGAACGATGTAATAACGATAGCAAATAATAAATTCAGTTTATCAATACCTGGTTATGGCTACAAATATTATAATTTGAAATGA
- a CDS encoding CotH kinase family protein — protein MNKYLIILFLLLPTLAFSQNVVINEVMASNKLTIKDEDGEASDWIELYNKGNSEINLLGYGLSDDASNLHKWKFGNISIVPGEHLIVFASDKDRVSVLKHWETIITQGDRWKYIIGSAAVPSTWIDPSFNDTQWTEGASGFGFGDNDDATNLSSVSPFISLFVRKKINIDDVNKIMRVVLHVDYDDGFVAYINGVEVARANIGSVGTRPAWNALASSREAVMYSGGSPEKFEITLKKDLFVNGENTIAIEVHNASSTSTDLSLIPFLSVGLSEKPVGAKGSPAILGLGNTLTNAHTNFKISASGETILLSLPNGELINSVGVPESATDISYARIKDGNLSWNFQFPSPGKANTGKEFMGYADAVVTSLQGGFYPAAINLTLNAGESKIFYTIDGSDPDTNSIKYSGPINIQKTTVIKAFSLKPAYLPSPIICQTYFINEKTTLPVISLSSDPYNLFDYNYGIYANGPGWTSANPNFGANFWMDWERPAHIEFYDDNKKLGFSENCAIAIYGAWSRAFPQKSFSIKFKDSYGASKIDYPLFPNFDITSFKSFVLRNSGNDFQYTHIRDAMMQTLVKDLDIDYLEYRPATTFINGEYWGIYNIREKINEHYVAARHGVDPDSIDMLEGNMTVIHGDANHYQELINYISTNDMTTDAAYNYVNKMIDLDECLLYFAAQVYYNSQDWPANNIKYWRERSDKGKWRWILYDLDFGFNLYESNGQSENHLTYLLSGIETRPGSNPTWSTLLPRKLVENPKIKNKFINLIADLLNTNFESNRVVNIIKNMADHISSEISRHRARFSIGGENLDRMNSFAKDRPGYLRGFVRDFFKCGNNVNITINASEGGRVELNSLSFEKSKLPWTGIYFQNNAIQLNAVPKPGYKFDGWSGAFNSKEQSIAVNIAVSASVTANFSVDANSTTNIVINEINYNSHPNYDSEDWIELYNVSKSPIDISDWIVKDESNDNAYLVPNNTIIKGEGYLVFCRDTSEFRKVYGNEIPILGDLGFGLNNSGDQVRIFDQNNYLVDSVAYDDAAPWVLEPDGKGHTLSLVDPFSDNSLPSSWKASLSIGTPCKKNDFLVTSIENDARPLEFRLAQNYPNPFNASTIISFSLASSGVVSVEIYNALGELIRTVVNEYLASGSYSFTVDLSNESSGVYLCRMLANNKSFVKKMISIK, from the coding sequence ATGAATAAGTATTTAATAATCTTATTTTTATTACTGCCCACATTGGCGTTCTCTCAAAATGTAGTGATTAATGAAGTAATGGCTTCAAATAAATTAACAATTAAAGATGAGGATGGAGAAGCAAGCGATTGGATTGAATTGTACAATAAAGGAAATTCAGAGATAAATCTTTTGGGATATGGTTTGAGCGATGATGCCTCTAACCTTCATAAATGGAAATTTGGAAATATTTCTATTGTTCCAGGAGAGCATTTAATTGTATTCGCTTCCGATAAGGATAGGGTATCTGTACTTAAGCATTGGGAAACTATTATTACGCAAGGAGACAGATGGAAGTATATAATAGGCAGTGCGGCTGTTCCTTCAACTTGGATTGATCCATCATTTAATGATACTCAGTGGACTGAAGGCGCTAGCGGATTTGGATTTGGCGATAATGATGACGCAACTAATTTAAGTTCAGTTAGTCCTTTCATTTCTCTTTTCGTTAGAAAAAAAATAAATATCGATGATGTTAATAAAATTATGAGAGTTGTTTTACATGTTGATTACGATGATGGTTTTGTAGCATATATTAATGGTGTTGAAGTAGCTCGGGCTAATATCGGTAGTGTTGGCACAAGACCGGCTTGGAACGCCCTGGCATCGAGTCGTGAAGCGGTAATGTACAGTGGCGGTTCGCCGGAAAAATTTGAAATTACACTTAAAAAAGATTTATTTGTAAATGGCGAGAATACCATTGCCATTGAAGTACATAATGCAAGTTCAACTTCAACTGATTTATCTCTTATTCCTTTTCTTTCAGTAGGATTAAGTGAAAAGCCGGTTGGTGCAAAGGGATCTCCCGCAATACTTGGATTAGGAAATACATTGACCAATGCCCATACTAATTTTAAAATTTCAGCCTCCGGTGAGACAATTTTATTGAGTTTGCCAAATGGTGAACTTATCAATAGTGTGGGTGTGCCAGAATCGGCAACAGATATTTCATATGCCCGAATCAAGGATGGTAATTTATCATGGAATTTTCAATTTCCTTCCCCAGGAAAGGCGAACACAGGCAAAGAATTTATGGGTTATGCCGATGCTGTTGTTACTTCTCTACAAGGAGGATTTTATCCTGCAGCAATTAATCTTACTCTAAATGCCGGCGAAAGTAAAATATTTTATACGATTGATGGAAGCGATCCCGACACAAATTCAATTAAATATTCTGGTCCTATCAACATTCAAAAGACGACAGTTATAAAAGCATTCAGTTTAAAACCAGCTTACCTGCCCAGCCCAATAATTTGCCAAACATATTTTATTAATGAAAAAACAACACTACCGGTTATTTCATTATCATCAGATCCATACAATCTTTTTGATTATAATTATGGAATTTATGCTAATGGACCAGGCTGGACTTCCGCCAACCCTAATTTTGGTGCGAATTTTTGGATGGACTGGGAAAGACCTGCTCATATTGAGTTTTATGATGATAATAAAAAACTTGGCTTCTCAGAAAACTGTGCAATTGCAATTTACGGTGCATGGAGTAGAGCTTTTCCACAAAAATCTTTCTCAATTAAATTTAAAGACAGTTATGGCGCATCTAAAATTGATTATCCACTGTTTCCAAATTTTGATATCACCTCATTTAAATCATTTGTGCTAAGAAATTCGGGTAACGATTTTCAATACACTCATATTCGTGACGCAATGATGCAGACTTTAGTAAAAGATTTAGATATTGACTATTTGGAATATCGACCGGCAACGACTTTTATAAATGGTGAATATTGGGGAATCTATAACATCAGAGAAAAAATAAATGAGCACTATGTTGCCGCACGACATGGAGTAGATCCCGATAGTATCGATATGCTAGAAGGTAATATGACTGTTATTCATGGTGATGCAAATCATTATCAAGAGTTGATAAACTACATAAGTACAAATGATATGACCACCGATGCAGCTTATAATTACGTAAATAAGATGATCGATTTGGATGAATGTCTTTTATACTTTGCTGCGCAAGTTTATTATAACAGTCAAGATTGGCCTGCCAACAATATTAAATACTGGCGTGAAAGAAGTGATAAAGGAAAATGGCGTTGGATACTTTACGATTTAGACTTTGGTTTTAATTTATACGAAAGTAACGGACAATCGGAAAATCATTTAACTTATTTACTCTCGGGAATTGAAACTCGTCCCGGTTCAAATCCCACCTGGTCAACATTACTTCCGAGGAAGCTAGTAGAAAACCCCAAAATAAAAAATAAGTTTATTAATTTAATTGCAGACTTACTCAACACAAATTTTGAAAGCAATCGAGTAGTAAACATTATTAAAAATATGGCAGATCATATATCGAGTGAAATTTCAAGGCATCGTGCCAGATTTAGTATTGGCGGTGAAAATCTCGATAGAATGAATTCGTTTGCCAAAGATCGACCAGGGTACCTCAGGGGATTTGTACGCGATTTCTTTAAATGCGGCAATAATGTAAACATAACAATAAATGCCAGTGAAGGGGGACGAGTTGAATTAAACTCACTAAGTTTTGAAAAGTCCAAACTACCATGGACTGGTATATATTTTCAGAATAATGCTATTCAGCTTAATGCAGTTCCTAAACCGGGATATAAGTTTGATGGCTGGAGCGGTGCATTCAATTCAAAAGAGCAATCGATTGCAGTTAATATAGCAGTATCAGCAAGTGTAACTGCTAATTTTTCTGTTGATGCCAATTCCACAACGAATATTGTAATTAATGAAATAAATTATAACTCACATCCTAATTATGATTCGGAAGATTGGATTGAACTTTATAATGTTTCGAAATCGCCAATAGATATTTCTGATTGGATTGTTAAAGATGAATCAAACGACAACGCTTATTTAGTGCCAAACAACACCATAATAAAAGGTGAAGGATATCTGGTCTTTTGCCGCGACACATCTGAGTTCAGAAAAGTTTATGGAAACGAAATTCCAATACTAGGTGATTTGGGATTTGGATTGAATAATAGTGGAGATCAAGTTCGAATATTTGATCAAAATAATTATTTGGTTGATTCGGTAGCCTACGATGACGCAGCTCCGTGGGTTCTGGAGCCGGATGGAAAAGGACATACTCTTTCCTTGGTTGATCCTTTTTCAGATAACAGTCTTCCCTCAAGCTGGAAAGCATCTCTTTCTATAGGAACTCCATGCAAGAAAAATGATTTTTTGGTGACAAGTATCGAGAATGATGCCCGACCTCTTGAGTTTAGATTAGCACAAAACTATCCTAATCCTTTTAATGCATCTACAATAATATCATTTAGTTTAGCTTCATCAGGAGTTGTAAGTGTGGAAATTTACAATGCTCTTGGAGAATTAATTCGCACCGTTGTAAACGAATATCTTGCGTCGGGAAGTTATTCATTTACAGTGGACCTTTCTAATGAATCCTCGGGAGTATATTTGTGCCGAATGCTGGCAAATAATAAAAGCTTTGTTAAAAAAATGATTTCAATAAAATAG